In a single window of the Heliangelus exortis chromosome 1, bHelExo1.hap1, whole genome shotgun sequence genome:
- the RPS3 gene encoding small ribosomal subunit protein uS3 encodes MAVQISKKRKFVADGIFKAELNEFLTRELAEDGYSGVEVRVTPTRTEIIILATRTQNVLGEKGRRIRELTAVVQKRFGFPEGSVELYAEKVATRGLCAIAQAESLRYKLLGGLAVRRACYGVLRFIMESGAKGCEVVVSGKLRGQRAKSMKFVDGLMIHSGDPVNYYVDTAVRHVLLRQGVLGIKVKIMLPWDPSGKIGPKKPLPDHVSIVEPKEEILPTTPISEQKGGKPEQPAMPQPVPTA; translated from the exons ATGGCGGTGCAGATCTCCAAGAAGCGCAAG TTTGTCGCTGATGGTATCTTCAAAGCCGAGCTGAATGAGTTTCTGACTCGGGAACTGGCTGAAGATGGATACTCCGGAGTAGAAGTCCGGGTCACTCCAACCAGGACTGAGATTATCATCCTTGCCACCAG aactCAGAATGTCCTTGGTGAGAAGGGACGCCGCATCCGGGAGCTGACGGCTGTTGTGCAGAAGAGGTTTGGCTTCCCTGAGGGAAGTGTTGAG ctCTATGCTGAGAAGGTGGCCACAAGAGGCTTGTGTGCCATTGCTCAGGCAGAATCCCTTCGGTACAAGCTTCTGGGAGGTTTAGCAGTGCGGAG AGCCTGCTATGGTGTCCTCCGTTTCATCATGGAGAGTGGTGCCAAGGGCTGTGAAGTGGTTGTGTCTGGCAAACTCAGAGGGCAACGTGCCAAATCCATGAAATTTGTGGATGGTTTGATGATCCACAGTGGAGACCCAGTCAACTACTACGTCGACACAGCCGTGCGTCACGTCCTCCTCAGGCAGG GAGTGTTGGGAATCAAAGTAAAGATTATGTTGCCTTGGGACCCAAGTGGAAAGATTGGCCCCAAAAAGCCTCTGCCAGACCACGTCAGCATTGTGGAACCCAAAGAAGAGATCTTGCCCACCACCCccatttcagagcagaaaggTGGCAAACCAGAACAGCCAGCCATGCCTCAGCCTGTTCCCACTGCCTGA